DNA sequence from the Chloroflexota bacterium genome:
GATCCGGTAGTGATAGACATGGGGGCGATGGTGAATGGCTACTGCTCCGACTTGACCCGCACCGTTTACCTTGGGGAACCCGACCAAAAGTTCCGCCAGGTCTATGATTTGGTGTTGCGCGCCCAGTTGGCCGCCGAGAAGGGCATCCGGCCTGGGATGAAGGGGACGGAAGCCGACGCGATCGCCCGCACCATTATTGCGGAGGCAGGCTACGGGGAGCAATTCGGGCACGGCCTGGGCCACGGGGTGGGGATGTCGGTGCATGAGATGCCCGGCTTGGGACAACAATCGGAGAATATCCTGGAGCCCGGCAGTATCATCACTGTCGAGCCAGGCATCTACATCCCCGAATGGGGCGGGGTGCGCATTGAGGATATGGTGTGCGTCATCAGCGACGGCGTAGAAGTGCTGACCCAGGCGGACAAAGACCCCGTTATCTGATCTGCCAAGGGTTGCTGCATCACAGTGCTACCAGGATAACGCGCAAATTTTTTGGACAAGTGGGTGCTCTCGACTCAAAATGGCTCTGAGTCCAGATCGGCTCTAGCGTCGCTATTACCCTGAGAGGGGCACACGCTCTCCTACGCCTTCCTGACCTGTTTCGATACTCACGGCGGATTGGATGTCCCCGGCTATTCCGTCAGTGAAGATCGCGCTAGGCCCGATGAGCCACGGCTATCGGGCAGCGGCTTTGTTCATCTCTCTATCTCGCCGCCTTTCGGCACAACGTTACATCACCGGCCAGCAACCGCACTGTATTGCCCTCGGGCGTGAGGATAAGAAGTGCGCCGGTTTCATCCACGTCCCGCGCCAGGCCCACGATGGTACCCTCGGGCGTCATCGCTACGATCTGCTGGCCCAATGTGCTCAGCCGCGAGGCCCACTCGCGATGAGGCAAGTGGCCGTGCTGGAGGGATAGGTAGTGCCGCTCAACGTGCGCGAGGAGGCTGAGCAAAAGTTCGCCGCGATTCACTGGGCGTCCGGCCGCTTCGCTGACACTGGTAGTGTCTGGCGGGAGGCCAGGCACCTCAGCGGGCCGCAGGTTCACGTTGAGCCCCAATCCCACGATGACGTATTCGATACGCTCTCCCCGCACGGCCAATTCGGTCAGGATGCCCCCGGCCTTGCGCTCGTTCAGCAGGATGTCGTTGGGCCATTTGAGGCTGCCGACGAGACCAGCCGTCTCCTCAAGGGCGTCGAGGACAGCCAGGCCACAGATCATCGTCAGTGCGCCAACGTGGGTGGGCGGGAGATTGGGATAGAAGATCAACGAGAGGAGCAGCGACGTGCCTGCCGGGGCCAGCCAACGCCGCCCCAGACGGCCCTTGCCTGCAGTTTGCTCTTCGGCGATGACCAGCGTGCCCTCCGGTGCACCCTGGCCCGCCAGTTGTTTGGCCACTTCGTTGGTCGAGCCGGTCTGGGGCAAATAGATAAAGTTGCGGCCCACGGTGGCCGTTGTCAGTCGAGCCTTGATTCCGTCCACGCTCAGATCGGACAAGGGCACCTCCTAGACGGAGATTAGCGCAGAAGATGGGAGAGGTCAAAATTCGAATACGTTTGCCCGAGGCGACCTGCGACGCTATAATTGAGAGTGCCGGGAGAAATCAGCGAATGGCGGCTACATCTGCGAAATCCCGCTGGGAACTGGGCAGGAGTCGTTAGCAGGTGGTCAGCAGAGGTGGGATATGGATTATGCGCT
Encoded proteins:
- a CDS encoding biotin--[acetyl-CoA-carboxylase] ligase is translated as MSDLSVDGIKARLTTATVGRNFIYLPQTGSTNEVAKQLAGQGAPEGTLVIAEEQTAGKGRLGRRWLAPAGTSLLLSLIFYPNLPPTHVGALTMICGLAVLDALEETAGLVGSLKWPNDILLNERKAGGILTELAVRGERIEYVIVGLGLNVNLRPAEVPGLPPDTTSVSEAAGRPVNRGELLLSLLAHVERHYLSLQHGHLPHREWASRLSTLGQQIVAMTPEGTIVGLARDVDETGALLILTPEGNTVRLLAGDVTLCRKAAR